One Rhododendron vialii isolate Sample 1 chromosome 2a, ASM3025357v1 genomic region harbors:
- the LOC131315789 gene encoding V-type proton ATPase subunit c''1, with translation MVGAPSTWSRALMQISPYTFSALGIAIAIGVSVLGAAWGIFITGSSLIGAAVKAPRITSKNLISVIFCEAVAIYGVIVAIILQTKLENVPPSQLYAPESLRAGYAIFASGIIVGFANLVCGLCVGIIGSSCALSDAQNSSLFVKILVIEIFGSALGLFGVIVGIIMSAQATWPSK, from the exons ATGGTGGGGGCGCCAAGCACTTGGTCTCGCGCTCTTATGCAAATCTCACCTTACACCTTCTCCGCCCTCGGCATAGCCATCGCCATCGGCGTCTCCGTTCTTGGCGCTGCTTG GGGGATTTTCATTACGGGTAGCAGTTTGATCGGTGCGGCTGTCAAAGCTCCACGCATCACTTCCAAGAATCTCATTAG TGTAATCTTCTGTGAAGCTGTTGCTATATATGGTGTTATTGTGGCAATTATTCTACAAACAAAGCTGGAGAATGTCCCGCCATCACAATTATATGCTCCAGAATCTCTTAGAGCGGGTTATGCTATCTTTGCCTCAGGGATTATTGTGGGATTTGCGAACCTTGTCTGCGG GCTATGCGTAGGCATCATAGGAAGCAGTTGTGCATTATCTGATGCCCAGAACTCGTCGCTTTTTGTGAAAATTCTTGTGATTGAAATCTTCGGCAGTGCACTCGGGTTATTTGGAGTGATAGTCGGAATAATCATGTCGGCTCAAGCCACGTGGCCTTCTAAATGA